The Mycteria americana isolate JAX WOST 10 ecotype Jacksonville Zoo and Gardens chromosome 16, USCA_MyAme_1.0, whole genome shotgun sequence DNA segment ATCAGGCCCCGGTGCCATcgcctgccctctccctgcccctcaccTCTTCCTTTCCGTCAAGCCAGCGCTGCTCTGGGCTGGTACgagaccccagccccacagcaccctcgGCCACGTTTGCTCGTTCCACGGCCACGTCCGACGGGCCCAGTCAGACGGGCGCAGCCCTAAccagctcccaggctgcagcacagaCGCTGGTTCTCGGCGCTGAAGCACACGATGCCGAATTCCCACCGCTCCTCTTGCAGACCCAAGGCCACCCAGCTCCCCGCGTGGCATCTCCGGCCTTTCTGCGCGGATGGGCTCACGCAGGAGCGTTCTCTCCTTATTCAAAGGCACAGGCACGGCCCCGGGGCTGGTCTcagctcctttcctcctcttgctaATTAATCACGCACTGTGGGGCCGTGACTTGTTCCAGCCCCGGGCGCAACCCGGCATCAGCCCTCCCTCGCAGCCCGGCTGCCGGCTGGGAGCCCGTGCCGAGAGCAGCGGGTaccgcggccgggccggccggaTGATGGCCGAGGGCTGGGGACCATCGGTCACCTCGCAGCGATGGCCCTGCAGAGACGCCCAGCGCACGTCCACGGCTTCACCTACGACTTGAGGAGCCGCTGCGGGCAGGGAAAGCAGTCCACGTTTGGGGGAAATAGCCAAAGTGGGTGACCCGGGGGCAACCGCCATTTCCCAGTGCTCTTTCCACCCATCTGGCAGTGGGTCTGGCTGCCCCCAGAAGGTGAAATCCCGGCTCTCCCGCGTCAGAGCAGTCACTGCTGAAGCATTTCAGCCGCTGCCAAGCACCACTGTACACCGGCAGCTCCCGTCTAGCACCGAGAGCCAGCAAAGGTCACATTCCCGAACTCAGCCGCGCAGCTCTCTAACAAATCTGCTTTGTTCCCATCACCGCTCTAATTAGAAAATTgcgctgattttttttttcccacagttgaACTATCAAAACTCAGACTTGTTCTCCGCCAAAGCCTCTTCCATCTCTCCGCTGGTGactcagcgtgacaccaggccaCTTAAAATATGTgaacagggaaaaggaaggagcCAGCGGCTGATTCCCCGTGGTTCTGAGCGTGCGGCCGGGGGGGGGTTGGCGTTGCAGGGCTTCGGGTGCGAAACAAACCACCAGCAGTGCTACCCCCGGGCGCGGGCAGCACCCTGCCCCTCGGCCTCACCCCCCGTGCAGGGCAGGGCGAGCTCGGGGCGCGgagcgaggaagaggaggagaaggaaaatggaagacaacccccccccccgcaaaccTCTCCAAAGCAGCGCCTGGTCCTGACTCGGTGTTTGccgaggagaggggaggaaaaaagacgCGGCGAGGGTGTTCCCAGCAGGGCGGGGGCCAAGAGCCGCTGCCGGGGGGGCACCGAGCGAGGCCGCAGGGGCAGCTCTGTCCCCGGGTGCCGCTGGCGGCTGCAGACCCCCGGGGACCGTGCCCCCCCGTGCGCAGCGCCCCAGCCGCGGCTCTGGGCTCGCTCGTGCCAAAAAGCAACCGGACCCGAACGACAGGCCTGCCAACCAGCTGCCGCGGGCATTTTCAcctcaccattttttttctacGGGTGTTTCAGGAAACATTTGAGGCAGCGGGGCATGCAGCTCTGTTGGGGGGTGCAGCTGTGTCTGGGGGTGCAGCCGTGTTGGGGTGTGCAGCCATGTTGGGGTGCGCAGCCATTTTGGGGGTGTGCAGCCGTGTCGGGGGGTGCAGCCATGTCGGGGGGTGCAGCCATGTCGGGGTGCGCAGCCATTTTGGGGGTGTGCAGCCGTGTTGGGGGGTGCAGCCATGTCGGGGGGTGCAGCCATGTCGGGGTGCGCAGCCATTTTGGGGGTGTGCAGCCGTGTTGGGGGTGCAGCCGTGTCGGGGTGCAGCCGTGTCGCCCCGGCGcaggcagcccctctgcctccccaggcagCGCTGCCATCCAGCTGTGTTGGCATAGAAACTACCACGGCTCTGCCACGGCGTCACCGCGTTACACGACTCCATTAAACGCCGAGGGAAAGGGCTGCTGCCCTTTAACGACGAGGGGGAGAAGCTCCCAGGCCGTCGGGGCGGCGAGGAGGCCTTTGCCCCAAACCAACTTCTAGACAACTTCCAGAGCGTCGCGGGGGGTGGGCTGCGgaacaagaaaacaaagccccagcgagcgagcgagcgagcggtgCCGGTGTTCAGCAGCTCCGCTGCCTCCTGGACAACATTGAATAAGAGTCTATTTAAAGGCAATGCCGCTTGCATAACGCTGGCAGTAATTCCCTCTCCCCCACAGCCTCATCCATGACTCCCAGGGACGCTGGCAGGAGGAGGGTCTGTGCGAGCCGCCGTCCCCGGCCGGGCAGAGCCCGGGGGACCAGGGCAGCCGCAGGCAGCGTCCCCCGGGACAGGGACCTTCTctgcgggggggagcggggaacAGGCAGCGCCGTCTCCCCGCGgagcttctcccttcccccagctgccGCCTCCTGCGCCGGGCCATGATCCCACATCGCCACCCAAGTCACGTTAAATGCCACGGCGGCTGGATCCGGCACCGAGCGGCGCGTTGGAAATACCAGAGACTCCGGCAGCCGCTCCGGGAGCAGTGACAAATCACCTGCTCCTGTAAATGTTAAGGGACTGAAATTCACTGTCACCTTCACACGTGCTGCGTCTGGAACGGGCAGGTTCGCTGTGCTGCTTGTCCGGTGGCCCGAACCTCTCCGGTGCCTCTGGCAAGGAGCCAGGGCCGTGCCAgggccgggggcaccggggagggCTCCGGGCGCTGCGTGGGGGTGGCAGAGGAAGCAGCGTGAGGTTGCTCGTATTCTCCAGGGTTTAATTAGCACCGAGCAATGTTGCCTCAACGGCTTCCTTTGAGGGAGGACACTCCTCTATTTAACCAAACATCTGGCCAACTAAAACACAGCTGGAAGAGCTCCATGCTCAGCTCGCACCGCGGGGTGCCGGCTcccaccccactgccccagcTGAGCGGGTACGAGGGAGCGGTAATTAAACACCGTTAAACGCGGCGCAGCTGCTTTCCCAGGGACACGGAACCCCCGGCACCTCCACCGGCAGGGCCAGGACCGCGGGGCTGAGCTACTGCCCAGGGTCCGGCTGGCCAGGCAGGGGAGAGCCGGAGGCATCCCAGCGCTCCCAGCACCAGAAGAGACGTAAACCCAAAATACCGGGGACCTAGCCGGTGACAAAACACCAGCCGGTGGCTCAGAGACGTCCTTGGCGAGGGCCCCTCGTCCTGCAGCCATGGCGTCGCTCCCCCGGACCGAGGGTGAAGGCAGAGCTGCGCTACGGCCCTGCTCCTGCAAACGGTGCCTCGAGCCGTGCCCGTTTGCGACGGGCGACGGTGACACACGGGGGACTCTGCGTTGGCTGCTTGGGGCGGCCGGGCAAGCCCAGAGCTAGCAGCAGAAAATCCTGCTGAGGGAGGGGAACTCGGACCCCAGCCCAGCCGCGGGCAGGACAACACGGCCACTGCGGACCTCTGGACAGAGCCACGCGCTCCCCGGGAGTCCAGCGTTGAGGCGCAGACCGTTTATTGCTCAGTTTGTTGACAATTCCAGAATAATTCTTGCAAAACCTCCCCCAGCGCAGCTTCTTTGCAAACCCAGGGCGGGAGGGCCGCCTTTCCCAACGTGCCCCCGCTCCTGGGATCCAGCCCGTGCCTCCCAGAGCCCCGTTCCCCGTAAGCCGTTCCTCCAGCCGGCCCCGAGGGCGGCTGCTTGCCACcgccctgctcctggggagggacaggcaggggctgctctaCCTTCGCAGCAACAACATAAGGCAGAGGCTCTCTTAAATACCCCTCCAGCTCCTCTGTATTGGActccggggccgtgccggggctgccagggcacTGCCGCTTTCGGTTACAGACGAGCCTTCCCGGGGCATCCAGGCAAACAGGATTGTTTTTCTATTACACATGGAGCCTGTTCTGAAATTTCCTGCCCGCAGCTCTCCCCGGAGCAGGGAGtaagaaggggagggaggaggaaggcaacGCTTGCTCATCCAAAACATTTACTGTGAAAACAGAAGGCTAGAGGAGGAATCGGTGAAACCATTAGAAATCGTTTATTGTTACAGCACACCACAGAGGTCACACACCACTCCTGGCTCTTCCTCCCAAGGAGACACAGCACAATCTGCTTGGTGCAGGGATTAGAAGAGGAAGCTGTTGGCAATCTGCTCCAAACTTTCCTGTTAGTTCAGTAAATGGCCTCTTTACTGTATTAACAAACACAAGGAGCTGCATTAACCCCTCCAGCACCAACCCACTCCCTCTCCGGACCAGCTGCCACCCCAGGAAAGCACCGAGCGAGAGCGCAGACAGCAGCGGGCGCTCAGCTCCGGCCGGCAGGCACCGGGACCCGGCCCAGCCTCGCCGCAGCTTCCCCGGGGGATGCTTGGCTCCCGTCTCTCTCGCTGCCAGGACGTTCACGAGAAAGAAAACTGGGGGGTAGGGACCGCGGCGATGGGTGCCAACCCTCTTTAACAGGGTTTGCGCAAAGCGCTGGCAGCAAAAGCTGTGCTCCCAGGAAAGGTCCCCTCCGAGACCTTACTGGGAGAGTCCAGCATCCGCTCCTACGAACTGCAAATTAAATAGGGTAAAATGAAACAAGTCGACACCAGGCTAGCGGCGGACTGAAGGAGCCAAGGAAAAAAATCGTTCCACACAAGTGCTACAGACACGGCCGTGCTGATGAAGACAAGGCTCTCTCTGGTGGAACAAGCCTGCATTGCAAGAGAGCCGGGATGGTGACGGAGCAGAGCAACACCCTTGcctggagggggggaaaaaaaaaaaaaaaatcacaggagcaGAGAAGAGGATACAGCCCTGCCCCGTTTCAGCTCCGGCTGCGAAACTGGGCGAAGGTCTGGCTGGTCCAACCCCTGGGCCCGGGGAGCCGGCGCGCTCAGCCGAGGCACAAGGATCAGTTTAAACCCGCTCTGCCCATTTCAGAGAAAGTGCTCGGTTTGCTCGAGTCGCGCTGCTTCGCAGACAGGGCCCCCGGCTTGTGGGACCCCAGGCTTTGTTGTGAAACATTAATTAAGAGAGTGCAGCGGAACTGAAAACAAGGCAGCTCCAAAGTGCCTCGAGGGTTCGGCCCCAggccctgctccttgcaggaggACGAGGACGCCCCGGCCGGTCTTTGGAACGTAACAAACGGGGATGACACGGAAAGCACGACTCAAAACCAGAGCTGCGGCTGGCCCGTCGCCACACGGAGAGCAGCACGGTCTCCGGGATTACTTCTTATTGTCTAGCACCAGATCACATAACCCCAAAGGCCGTCACTAAAAGTCTCCAAGGACCCTCTggtccttctgctgtcagagAAACAGGGATTAAGGGTTGTGACTTCAAGAACGTAATAGATAAAGATCTGCAGCGTCCTGAAGAGCATCTGCAAGCTGGCAAGTAAGCTTGCTTCCAAGAACAGCTAAATCTGCCCGCCACCTGCCtggccaggcagctttccaaaCGCTCCATCATCCCTGCCGACCCGAGCGCCCCGCTGCACCACGCTAAGCACCGGGCCGTCCTCCTCGGAAGGAGCTGGTCTCCCCTCTACTTATTGAGCAGAGCCTTTGGAGCGTTGATTTAAGACGCTTTGTGCCTCGTGGCTGGTACAGAACGAGCCTCACGTTTACCCCAGCCTGACCTTTCCTGTCTCCGACCCTACGAGGAAATAGCAAACACGAGCTGACAACTGGAAGCAGAATCGATCTCAGCCCATCTGAACGTTGCAAAGGTGAACTCTGATGATGGCGCAGAGCCAACAAGGGACGACTCCTGGCTCGTGACACAGGCAGAAGACGCCTTGCTGTAATTTTAAGAGGCTCATCGGATTTCTGTCACCCCAGGTCTCACTCGGCACCGCGGgtgagcagaggcaggcaggcagagcgggATCCGAATGGGAATCGTTACTGACCGCCTCTGACTCACGCCCGGCCAGGGGCCGGCTCTTCACCTCGCACGGAGATCAGGCTTTTCCCCCAGTCAACGCTGCTGCCAGCAAACGCAAAGCCGAGCAATCCCTCTGAAGCTTGCTCAAATGAAACCCCCTCACACGTGAGCTGGTTTTACACAGAGCTGACGGAACCGTTTTCAAGCCGTAGCACGAAGTGTCGCTGCCTGCGGAAGCTCAGGCTCGCTGCCTTCTTTCAGGCTGCCTGcgctctgcccgtgcccctccAGAGCCTCATACACGCCAGCCAGTCCGATTTACACGAGGAGGAGAGACACCGGCAGCCCTTCCACGAGCagaatcagaaggggaaaagcaaagggaCCGAGAGGAGTGCAGACACCAGCGTGGTCGGGAGGGCTCGCAAGGGCAGTGGCTCGTTCTCGCCCAGCCGATGCCCAGGACAGCCGTTTCAAACGCACGATCGCTCCGAGGATGGGACTTCCTGGGGATTCAGTCAGAACAGAGGCAGATTTACCACTGAAATCAAACCTAAAGAAAGCATTTGGCTTCGGAAGTTTGAGAGTTGTTGTTTAATCCCAAGACAGCGCAGCTGAGTGAGTTTAGAATTTaagttacaaaaaaagaaagcactagAAAATAATCTTGATACAAGAGCAATAATCAGCTGAGGTTCCCCACCCTGCACAGGGAATCCTGCTCCGCAATCCGCCCAGCACAGCTGGGATGCTGCCAAGGCATTGCTTGTTCCCAGCACATGCTGGGATGGCAAACTGTCCTGGGTGAAAGGTATCTGGGGGAATCCCCAGAAGTGGGAGTTAAGATGCTGCCACCAGTTCTGCTTTTGGCCTGTTCTTGACAGGTGACGcgtctgtggaagaaaaagaaacttgttacagaaacagagaaggcaaaTCATCTCCAGTCATCTCCTGCAGAAGAACTAGGACTCATAATCCACTCCTCCGTAGAGCAACAAATGCTTGCACAGCACCTGAACGAATAAAAGTTCATTATAAATAATTCCACATATCCAGCATGCCCCTCTTTTTCACAGCACTTGAAGAATTAAAACAGTTTCAGAACGTACCCAACACAACTTTAGGAAGCCACCAGCCCAGTGACACAGATCGGGGGCAGCGAGCGACTTCTCGGAGGGCAGTGGGTAGTCCAGCTTTTCCCCTCACCCCTTCGATCTGACAACACGAGCCTGAAGGAGGCTCAatcagctgcaggcagcaagggcagCTCGGATTTTGCTTGGCCATCCTGCTGCCAGTATAGAGAGGTGACATCTGATCCACGTTTACCAGTAAACAAGCACTAAAATGGAACCAGCCCCGTCTTCCACACCCCAGATTTCTCCTGGGCAGATTCCACACAGAGGAAACGGCTTCTTACAGCTCCCGATTTCCACAAGCAGGGACGTCCGGCTTCTGCGACCGACAGTTCAGTGTTCTGCTGTCCCAGGACACAGACCCTTTCTCAGTTTGCCTTCCGGCACCCAGCTGAGTCCAGCTCTACCCCCCTGTTTGTCTCCCAGGGCAGGCTCCACCTTCAGCTCTTCAGCAGGGACAGACCTCTGGTAACGCTTCGTGAAGACTCCTTCCTCACCAGGCAACAGGCCACAGCGCCCGTTTGTCACTCTGCTTCATGAGCTCTCTCCCGCTTCCCTCTTTGCACCCAGCTGCACAAACCCTGCCGCTGAGGTTTTGGATCGCTCAGGAGCAAACGCACCCGCAGCATCAGTTGTGCAGAGCTCGTACTCCGGCAGTCGTGGAATCGTGGGACTCCAGCGATCCTCATCCAGCTGGTTCAAAGTTGTTACCTGAAGCAAGGTCACGAGAGCTACGAGTAGCCACGAACCTCAGTGAAATCCAGTTTTGTGCAGCGTGAACACCAATATCTGCGGTCACAAAACCCTGCTCCTGCGTAGCAGCACGTTGCGACGACGTGCAGGGGACCAGTTTGAGTGTTGTGCGAGAAAGCCTTGGTCAGGCAGAGAGCCAAGGAAGGAGTTCCTCATGGAGCTTCACAACGGAACCTCCGCCGGGTGTTTCAAGGCAGCTGGCGGTCTCACAGCAGGTACAAAGCGTGACTTAAGAACAGCAGATGTAACAAAAAGGAACCCTTGGAGAGGAATGACTAGATGCCAACGCAACAAAGAGACTAGAGCCTTGGGTCTGCTTACGGTAAAGGGTCAGAGCCACGTGGGGGAAGCTTGCATAGCCCAGAACAACAGGGCTGGAAACCAGAAACTTTATATTTGCTAGGACATATTTGTTCTTCACGTTTGCTAGGGCAATACTTACAATAGGAGAGGGTGTCACACTATTGCATGGAACTGAAGTATGAGAAGCCAAAGCTGCAGAGCATATAAAGGAAGCGTACCTGGGATCTTTTCTGGCAGTGGCTCAGAAGGAACTTCTGGGAGCTCCACCTGTTCCTGCAAGAACGTTAAAGATAAGACATGGGACATCGCCGCCTGGTATGCGGGGTGTCACAGACCCTTGCACCTCGGTTTTGTGCAAAGGCTGTCTGGgaacagaataataataagaGATTTCACGTACAAACTGACACCTGCCCCCAGAACTGCAGGAAGGGTTATGGGCTTCAGTACTGCCCAGTAAATGAgaacaagtggggttttttaattattaagtgGCACTTAATAGGTCCCTCTATTATCTCTGAGTCTCCTCAAATCAATGCTAGTTGCAGAGGCTCTCCACCTCGATCTCCACTGGCTGGACATTTCCTACAGCGAAGCGAAGCCAAGCCAGCGTTGGGAAGAGCCACAGGCACCACAGAGGTGCGTGGGACGATAACATACGCTGACTTCTGTCATCTGAGCATGATCCAGGACTTTCAAGATCTTCATCTGGTGAAGTGGACTAGATATCCAGTAAGAACAGAGATGAGCTGACTGTAACAGACAGCAAATAAAGTACAACCCTTGAAAGCATCCCATTTTTAAATGGCCGCTGTGTGTGGAGTCATTAGCTTGATCTTTGATGAGACAGGGATTGGGCACAAACAGGTATGATTGAGGTCTCTGGCAGAATAAGATAAGGTATCGAGTGTGAGGGAAAAGAGACCTTCTCCCCTACTacaaacagctttctgaaaatgtGGATTAAAAGTAATTACAAGAACATCAGGTTAGTCCTACCTGAGTAATAGCGTTTAATTCTTCTAGAATGGCGTCTTCATCTTCCTCAGTCAGGCTGCCAGCCAGTATCTCATCTATTTGCTACGAAACAGAGGAAAAGACACATGCCAGTCAACAACAGCGTAGCAGAAGCCGCTCTGTGGCTTGTAGCATGGTGCAGGCACACGGGAGAGCACTGTAAGCACGGGGTGAAGGGGTACTCAGAAAACTGGCAAAGCTAATTTTTCTGCAGGCAACTGAGATTTAATTCCCGATCTGATTGCCTCTAAAATAAGGCTGGGAACATAGTGGACATCAGAGAAACTCTGAATGGCAGGCTGTCTCTGCTCACAACTACCCAGGCACACGATACATACCCTCTGGTACTCCACAGCATCTTGGGTTTCACCTATTATTCTTTCTACTTCTTCTATTGACATAACCTGAAGAAAAGAGCCAAAAATCCGTGTGTGAGTGAGGTCTGCAGGGAGACAGCTACAAGCACCCAGCACTCTGCCTAGTCCAAGGCAGGAGTGTGCTCAGCCGACTTGGCCACACGTACCTGGTGCATTTTGTTCAGACATTCGTTGCCTATTTTCAGACCCTCAATGACTTTCATTTCAATCTGGGTGAATTCAATATCCTGGACCTGAAacaggaaggagagggggaagcatGACAGGCTGTCACATTCCCATCGTTAGCCAGATACGGGCTGCCAAGATCCCCACAGAAACCGCAAGGAGAGATCAGTCAAGAGCCCTTTCTCAGTGAGCAGTGGCTTAAATTATACCAGCAGCAAGAAACACGCACACAAAAAGCCTTCACGCAGGCAGCTGTAAAAGCACATCCAACAGCCCTTTACCCGATCTTCTCGCTGACAGTCTAGCTGAGGCCATAGTTTCCGCGACCACCCCAGAACAAACACATTCATTTCTAAAACCAAGGTACCGAGGCAAGCCCCAGGAAGTTTCTCCACACCGTGACTAAAGTTTTACTAATTTACAAAACATGTTTAATACGTAACCTGCACTACAGACTCAAAATGTACTCACCACTCGGTTCTTTGGGGAAGAGTCACGGCATACGTATGATTTCAGAGACATCTGCCCTTGGGACAGAGGACTACACCCCCATTAGGGCTTGGCCGTTAAAATACAATTCCACACGATCAAAAGGAACACCCACCCCAGAAAAGAGACTTATACCAAACGCACACGGCAGGCCACTCGCAGCGTACAGCAACTGATTCTCGCTTACCATCCGCTCCAAGTTGCTGATTTGGTTTTCCGTTTTGTCTAGAAGTTGCTCCTGGTAACGCTTCTTCTTTAGCAAGAGCATGGCTTTTCTGAGGGAAAACGGGAGGAGGAAAACTCAGCACAGATGAAAGCAAACAGGCCTAAAAGAATCACATCAAAGCCATatctgttttgtgctttttccaaaagaggaaaaaaacccctgtgacaATTAAGTGACAGCTCTGAACCGCTCCTGCGAAGAATAAGGATGAGCAAATAGATCATACATTTGCTGTCTGGTTCCTGAAAATTTAGGCGTATTTGTTGTGGAGTAGGACTCCACTGGGCCAGTCGTGCTGTAGCAATGCAAAACAAAGTCCTTGCACAAAAGGACTACGATGCGCACTCAAAACAAGACGTAAGAGATGGCCACTGACCCGGCGTCCCTACGTGCCACTGACCCTGGGCGCTAAGGCAAGATTGCCGCTTTTGGGAGACCCATTTTAACACCAGCCGCGGAACGCCGGCAGTCTGCTTGGCTGCAAGTATAAAACTTTCAACTTCCCTTCTGAAAGAATAACCCGTACGCATCTCCACAGCTCACGGACACCTGCGATTCGGGAGCTTTTCCTTGCCAGGAAAACCACCCTTTCTTCCGCGCCGACGCTCCCCGCTCCGGGGCCTtcgcagccccgggcggggccACCCCCACTCACTCTCTCTTGCCCTCCTTCAGCAGTTGTCTGGCCAACGCGCGCTCTCGCTCCAGGTTCAGATTTATCCGCTTCTGGTACTGCTTCAGCTTGTCTCGCTGCTGCTTCAGTtgctaaag contains these protein-coding regions:
- the CHMP6 gene encoding charged multivesicular body protein 6, whose translation is MGNLFGRKRRSRVTEQDRAVLQLKQQRDKLKQYQKRINLNLERERALARQLLKEGKREKAMLLLKKKRYQEQLLDKTENQISNLERMVQDIEFTQIEMKVIEGLKIGNECLNKMHQVMSIEEVERIIGETQDAVEYQRQIDEILAGSLTEEDEDAILEELNAITQEQVELPEVPSEPLPEKIPDASPVKNRPKAELVAAS